One window of the Bacteroidota bacterium genome contains the following:
- a CDS encoding YitT family protein, producing MNSFWTRVISQIALHKKQLQGDEQETLTKRELVKGYRILRIMLVRTLKDFILITLGIFSAAFGLESFLIPNQFIDGGATGISLLIALLTPIPLSVLLIVVNAPFILLGYQVFSRDFAIKTALAITGLALVVSFVPMPEITHDKLLVAVFGGFFLGAGIGLSVRGGAVIDGTEVLAIHLSRKLSTTIGDIITVINIFIFSAVAYFLNIETALYSMITYLAASRTLDFVVEGIEEYTGVTIISTYYNEIRQMIIEKLGRGVTIYKGESGFGKTGESRNANIIYTVVTRLELNRLNTELEKIDANAFVVMSSVKDTKGGMIKKRALKH from the coding sequence ATGAATTCATTTTGGACACGTGTTATTTCTCAAATCGCCCTGCACAAAAAGCAGTTGCAAGGCGATGAGCAAGAAACCCTGACCAAAAGAGAATTAGTCAAAGGGTATAGGATCTTGCGTATTATGCTAGTGCGCACCCTTAAGGATTTCATTTTAATTACTCTAGGTATATTTTCAGCAGCCTTCGGGCTAGAGAGTTTTCTAATACCCAATCAATTTATAGATGGCGGGGCAACCGGTATTTCTTTATTAATAGCCCTCTTAACTCCTATTCCATTATCAGTGCTGCTGATAGTAGTCAATGCGCCTTTCATACTTTTAGGATATCAGGTATTTAGCCGTGATTTTGCTATTAAGACAGCATTGGCGATTACCGGATTAGCATTGGTGGTGAGCTTTGTACCCATGCCTGAGATAACGCACGACAAGTTGTTAGTAGCAGTTTTTGGTGGCTTTTTCCTAGGCGCAGGAATCGGACTGTCGGTGAGAGGTGGCGCTGTCATTGACGGGACCGAAGTTCTTGCTATCCATCTGAGTAGAAAGTTGAGCACCACTATAGGCGACATCATAACCGTTATCAATATTTTCATCTTCTCCGCTGTGGCTTATTTCTTAAATATTGAGACCGCGCTTTATTCAATGATCACCTACCTTGCAGCATCTAGAACACTTGATTTTGTTGTTGAAGGAATTGAAGAATACACCGGTGTTACTATCATCTCTACCTATTATAATGAAATCAGACAAATGATTATCGAAAAACTTGGAAGAGGTGTTACTATTTATAAAGGCGAGTCTGGTTTTGGGAAAACGGGTGAATCACGAAATGCGAACATTATATACACAGTGGTTACCCGTTTGGAACTCAATCGGTTGAATACAGAATTGGAAAAAATAGATGCGAATGCCTTTGTGGTTATGAGCAGCGTGAAGGATACCAAAGGCGGTATGATTAAGAAAAGAGCACTGAAGCATTGA
- a CDS encoding PKD domain-containing protein translates to MKISCTRLQNFSALCLFLLLFGFVQYGEAQISYASTNFASAGDTFLLSRAKLDSLGSANFAQTGANFNWNYSALRPLLQSTDRYIGAATTGYRASFVASCIAGGGGVVACNTQWNNLVNLGHRSLDSIQLGTFSFSDVVQHYNKTGALLPANVLGMTLGLNGINIPMTVPYQRPDSILRFPLTYNKRDSCISKYSIDLTAQGVRFIYKATAKRVNHIEGWGPLTTPYKNYASTLKLKSTITNTDTVIVNGTAIPVPVVVKIEYSWFELNNKRPVMKVLGSVASGATVYSHIEYIDTARCLNPVAASNKTPLVPYLNTTTGSVSVDFNNMSINASQYQWNFGDAASGALNTSTSSDPSHSYTIAGTYSVQLISCNNKCQPFQCDTVTIPLTILDSTNVVANFSYYPLQPCAGDTVKFNNQSLNATNYQWNFGDNTSSVQTNPEKAYSNPGTYDVTLIAINGTSRDTLKQQIAVLGVPAAAFTPAGNFNFCKNDSVYLNASGGNYYQWSDGSVSPILKVKATGIYFVKAFNNCGVSTSASDTIKAFPYVTPTIAINSNEGTTVCAGNSTTFITFAPYAGPNPIYQWKRNSVNVGTNASTYTHTGLLDNDTIICLLTSNYQCQLSSNATSNKIIMTVLPYQTPAVSISASQSNICTGTNVTFYAYPMNGGLVPSYQWKLNNNNVGTNSSSYASNTLANSDVVKCKITSNYQCLNRDTAISPGVTMTVNQATPSVTITANPAGPVCPNTSVTFTATPTNGGAAPTFQWRRNLTNVGTSSLTYMNAALLNNDTIRVIMTSNASCAIPTTATSNVIKMVVGNNLLPSIAITPTPGDSICSGTDVTFTAQGTVTGTNPVFKWKVNSIDTGASLNTFSSAVLEDSAVVTCVMVSNAACATPTTVTSNSVRMKVKPVLEPSISIRTDTNTICEGTSVLFTSSTIHPGDHPVYQWKINNQSANDSSDSFQTTSLINGDIVSCELTSNATCAIPMAVESSGDTMTVLSKPISTITITGSTSFCEGLQAELSAPAGLIYEWNTGDTTQTIVVDSSGEFTVKVTDSNLCQTISDTALITKYPLPAIPIIHRTDDTLYSTQASAYQWFRNDTVLAEDTSRQYLLLNDGNYRVEITDSTGCTNQSDNFSVIGLKISQTESEISIGLYPNPNNGQFVMTLMDATPKHILFTDVTGRKIADQKTNTAIAHFDFSELPYGLYFAEVKWGDSRKILRFSIQ, encoded by the coding sequence ATGAAAATATCGTGTACCCGACTTCAAAACTTTAGCGCGCTGTGTTTATTTCTCCTGTTGTTTGGCTTTGTCCAATATGGCGAGGCGCAGATAAGCTATGCTTCCACCAACTTTGCCTCTGCGGGAGATACGTTTCTTTTGAGCCGCGCAAAATTGGACAGCTTGGGTTCGGCCAACTTCGCGCAGACCGGTGCTAATTTCAATTGGAACTATAGTGCGCTTCGTCCGTTGCTTCAAAGCACCGACCGATATATAGGCGCGGCGACCACCGGATACCGGGCTTCGTTTGTCGCTTCTTGTATAGCCGGTGGCGGAGGGGTGGTGGCCTGCAATACTCAATGGAACAATCTGGTAAATCTGGGTCATCGTAGTTTGGATTCGATTCAGTTAGGAACCTTCTCTTTTAGCGACGTGGTGCAGCACTATAATAAAACCGGCGCGTTGCTTCCGGCAAATGTTTTGGGAATGACTTTGGGTCTGAATGGGATAAATATTCCGATGACCGTTCCGTACCAACGTCCGGACAGCATCCTGCGTTTTCCGTTGACCTATAACAAGCGCGATAGTTGTATCAGTAAATATTCTATTGACCTGACTGCTCAAGGGGTCCGTTTCATTTATAAGGCGACGGCTAAGCGAGTGAACCACATAGAAGGTTGGGGACCATTGACCACTCCTTATAAAAACTACGCCTCTACGTTGAAATTAAAATCTACCATCACCAATACCGATACTGTTATCGTGAATGGAACAGCGATACCGGTACCGGTGGTGGTAAAGATAGAGTATAGCTGGTTTGAACTAAATAATAAACGTCCGGTGATGAAAGTGTTAGGTTCGGTGGCTTCCGGCGCTACGGTATATAGCCATATAGAATATATAGATACGGCTCGTTGTTTAAATCCTGTAGCGGCATCTAATAAAACTCCTTTGGTTCCTTATCTGAACACCACCACCGGTAGTGTTTCGGTGGACTTCAACAATATGTCTATCAATGCCAGCCAATACCAGTGGAACTTTGGTGATGCCGCCAGTGGAGCACTCAATACTTCGACATCGAGCGATCCCAGCCATTCATATACAATCGCAGGAACCTATTCGGTACAATTGATTAGTTGCAACAATAAATGTCAGCCCTTTCAATGTGATACGGTGACTATTCCTTTAACTATTCTGGACTCTACGAACGTGGTCGCGAACTTTTCATATTATCCATTGCAGCCTTGTGCGGGTGATACGGTAAAATTCAATAATCAATCGCTGAACGCTACCAATTATCAATGGAACTTTGGCGATAATACCAGCTCAGTTCAAACAAATCCTGAAAAGGCCTACAGCAATCCGGGGACTTATGACGTGACCTTAATTGCCATCAACGGTACTTCTCGCGATACATTGAAACAACAAATAGCCGTTCTTGGTGTCCCCGCTGCTGCATTTACTCCCGCCGGTAATTTTAATTTTTGTAAGAACGATTCGGTTTATCTAAATGCATCAGGTGGTAATTACTATCAGTGGTCGGACGGTTCGGTCAGCCCTATACTCAAAGTGAAGGCAACGGGAATTTATTTTGTCAAGGCGTTCAATAATTGTGGGGTAAGTACCTCAGCATCGGACACCATCAAAGCGTTTCCTTATGTAACACCAACCATTGCTATCAATTCAAATGAGGGCACGACGGTATGCGCGGGCAACTCTACCACTTTTATAACCTTTGCTCCCTACGCAGGCCCTAATCCGATTTATCAATGGAAACGAAACTCGGTGAACGTGGGCACCAATGCCTCTACCTATACTCATACCGGATTGCTTGATAACGACACCATTATCTGCTTGTTGACGTCCAACTATCAGTGCCAGTTGTCTTCCAATGCCACGAGCAATAAAATTATCATGACCGTGTTGCCTTATCAAACTCCGGCGGTGAGTATTTCAGCATCCCAATCCAATATTTGCACGGGTACTAATGTTACTTTCTATGCGTATCCTATGAACGGTGGACTGGTACCGTCTTACCAATGGAAATTGAACAATAATAATGTAGGAACCAATTCATCTTCCTATGCTTCCAATACCTTAGCTAATAGCGATGTGGTGAAATGTAAGATTACGAGTAATTATCAATGCTTGAACCGCGACACGGCCATTAGTCCGGGAGTAACGATGACGGTGAATCAGGCAACTCCATCGGTCACCATTACTGCCAATCCCGCCGGACCGGTGTGTCCGAATACGAGTGTTACGTTTACTGCTACTCCTACCAATGGAGGTGCGGCACCGACCTTTCAATGGAGGAGAAACCTGACCAATGTAGGCACCAGTTCACTAACTTATATGAATGCGGCGTTACTTAATAACGATACCATTCGCGTTATTATGACCAGCAATGCCTCTTGCGCTATTCCGACTACTGCGACCAGCAACGTGATTAAAATGGTGGTGGGAAATAATCTGTTGCCGAGTATTGCAATTACTCCTACTCCCGGAGATAGTATTTGCAGCGGAACGGATGTCACCTTTACTGCTCAGGGCACCGTAACCGGTACGAATCCTGTTTTCAAATGGAAAGTCAACTCGATTGACACCGGCGCATCTCTGAATACATTTTCTTCAGCCGTTTTGGAGGATTCTGCTGTGGTTACCTGCGTCATGGTTAGTAACGCTGCGTGCGCTACCCCGACCACTGTTACTTCTAATTCCGTCCGAATGAAAGTGAAACCTGTGTTGGAGCCATCTATTTCTATCCGCACGGATACCAATACGATTTGCGAAGGAACCTCTGTACTATTTACAAGCAGCACCATCCACCCGGGAGACCATCCGGTCTATCAATGGAAAATAAATAATCAAAGTGCAAATGATAGTTCAGATAGTTTTCAAACCACCTCATTAATCAATGGAGATATAGTTAGTTGTGAACTGACCAGTAATGCTACTTGCGCCATTCCGATGGCAGTAGAAAGTTCAGGAGATACTATGACCGTTCTATCCAAGCCGATTTCGACAATCACAATTACCGGTTCTACCTCTTTCTGCGAAGGCCTGCAAGCTGAGTTAAGCGCACCGGCAGGATTAATATATGAATGGAATACAGGCGATACGACACAAACAATTGTTGTAGATAGTTCTGGTGAATTTACAGTGAAGGTGACGGACAGCAATCTTTGCCAGACTATTTCAGATACGGCTCTAATAACTAAATATCCTCTACCTGCGATACCAATCATCCACCGAACGGATGACACCTTGTATTCGACTCAGGCATCTGCGTATCAATGGTTTAGAAATGATACGGTGCTGGCAGAAGATACGAGCCGTCAATACCTTTTGTTGAACGATGGAAATTATAGAGTAGAAATCACGGACAGCACCGGATGCACCAATCAATCGGATAATTTTTCTGTGATCGGTTTAAAGATTTCTCAAACCGAATCAGAAATTAGTATCGGCCTCTACCCAAACCCCAACAACGGACAGTTTGTCATGACTTTAATGGATGCTACACCAAAACATATCCTATTCACCGATGTCACAGGAAGAAAGATAGCAGATCAAAAAACTAATACCGCCATAGCGCATTTCGATTTTAGCGAACTACCTTATGGCTTATATTTTGCCGAGGTGAAATGGGGCGATTCAAGAAAGATACTTCGTTTTAGTATTCAGTAA